From Gammaproteobacteria bacterium, the proteins below share one genomic window:
- a CDS encoding sulfotransferase, with translation MSDNRHPTDLLRNALRLHREGNVKQAAKSCRQIIALDSRHIGALELLTRCLVQGNELPGAIDTLDSLIRANPQEPKYFTKQAELYLQLQQPARAIDAYQRLLAVHPAIPLLHYRFAQLLYATGQPNRAIEEYEAALNLGIDQPEEALVCLSNIHTALHQQGKAMALLRRALGINPDYLIALFNLATLTEETGDKPGALELYGRVVQLQPTFDQAFARLANLRDFDRNDDPLIASMLANLRSPALGDAARESIHYGLGKAFDDCGDYNAAFEHYAKANRFGRARMPAYQPAAQEQMVDSIIAHCSARWFGKARVASDARPIFICGMFRSGTTLLEQVLGAHPLITSGGELAYFARCCAGGKLAPYPSALATLGNGVLQEVADGYLAYLEERFPGADRVTDKRPDNILFLGVIKALFPGARIIHATRHALDNALSVYFQNLDEKFNYATDLAHILHFNAQLQRLMGHWNTLFGDDILQIRYDEFVTDQQAQTRRLLAFCGLPWHEDCLAFHARDSTVRTASLWQVRKPLYQRSSGRWLNYRAHLEHLVARAGAIDGHPPSTTPKGTGERV, from the coding sequence TTGAGCGACAACAGACACCCGACCGACCTTCTGCGCAACGCGCTCCGGCTGCACCGGGAGGGGAACGTCAAACAGGCTGCAAAGAGCTGCCGGCAGATCATTGCGCTCGATTCAAGGCACATCGGCGCCCTCGAACTGTTGACCCGGTGCCTGGTCCAGGGCAACGAACTCCCCGGAGCCATCGACACACTCGACTCGCTGATTCGCGCGAACCCGCAGGAGCCAAAGTACTTCACCAAGCAAGCCGAGCTGTATCTGCAGCTGCAGCAACCCGCGCGTGCGATCGATGCTTACCAGCGCCTGCTGGCCGTACACCCCGCGATTCCCCTGCTGCACTACCGATTCGCGCAGCTGCTGTATGCAACCGGACAGCCGAACCGGGCAATCGAGGAATACGAAGCGGCGCTGAACCTGGGTATCGATCAACCCGAGGAAGCCCTGGTCTGCCTGTCCAATATCCACACCGCCCTGCATCAACAGGGCAAGGCCATGGCACTGCTGCGGCGCGCGCTCGGGATAAATCCGGATTACCTGATCGCGCTGTTCAACCTGGCAACCCTCACCGAGGAAACCGGGGACAAGCCCGGCGCCCTCGAGCTGTATGGCAGGGTGGTGCAACTGCAGCCCACCTTCGACCAGGCTTTCGCCCGGCTGGCCAATCTCCGGGATTTCGACCGTAACGACGACCCGCTGATTGCCAGCATGCTGGCCAATCTCCGCTCCCCCGCGCTTGGCGACGCCGCGCGCGAGAGCATCCATTACGGCCTCGGCAAGGCCTTCGACGACTGCGGCGACTACAACGCGGCATTCGAACACTACGCGAAAGCCAACCGTTTCGGCCGCGCGCGGATGCCCGCGTACCAGCCGGCTGCCCAGGAGCAGATGGTGGATTCCATCATCGCGCATTGCTCCGCCCGATGGTTCGGGAAGGCAAGAGTCGCCTCGGATGCGCGGCCCATCTTCATCTGCGGCATGTTCCGTTCCGGCACCACGTTGCTGGAGCAGGTGCTGGGGGCGCATCCGCTGATCACCAGCGGCGGAGAACTCGCGTACTTTGCGCGCTGCTGCGCCGGCGGCAAGCTCGCGCCCTACCCGAGCGCGCTGGCGACACTGGGCAACGGGGTTCTGCAGGAGGTTGCGGACGGCTATCTCGCGTACCTCGAAGAGCGCTTTCCGGGTGCGGATCGCGTGACCGACAAGCGGCCGGACAATATCCTTTTCCTGGGTGTCATCAAGGCGCTGTTCCCGGGTGCCCGGATCATCCACGCGACACGGCACGCGCTCGACAACGCCCTGTCGGTCTATTTCCAGAACCTCGACGAGAAATTCAATTACGCCACCGACCTCGCGCACATCCTGCACTTCAATGCGCAGCTGCAGCGCCTGATGGGGCATTGGAACACCCTCTTCGGTGACGATATCCTGCAGATACGCTACGACGAGTTCGTGACGGACCAGCAGGCCCAGACCCGGCGCCTGCTGGCCTTTTGCGGTCTGCCGTGGCATGAAGACTGCCTCGCGTTTCACGCCCGCGACAGCACGGTAAGAACGGCGAGCCTGTGGCAGGTTCGCAAGCCGCTCTATCAACGCTCATCGGGGCGCTGGCTCAATTATCGAGCGCACCTCGAACATCTCGTTGCCCGCGCCGGGGCAATCGATGGCCATCCACCTTCAACAACCCCGAAGGGGACAGGAGAACGGGTTTGA